Proteins encoded together in one Micromonospora kangleipakensis window:
- a CDS encoding DUF6458 family protein translates to MGIGTSIFLIAVGAILTFALDASIGGVNLDVIGWILMAAGVLGLIMTTLVWGRRREVVTPAEPVEYRRVEERRDVGPPL, encoded by the coding sequence GTGGGAATCGGTACCAGCATCTTCCTGATCGCGGTCGGCGCAATCCTCACGTTCGCGCTGGACGCCAGCATCGGTGGGGTCAACCTCGACGTCATCGGCTGGATCCTGATGGCGGCGGGCGTGCTCGGCCTCATCATGACGACCCTGGTCTGGGGCCGCCGCCGCGAGGTGGTCACCCCGGCCGAGCCGGTCGAGTACCGGCGGGTCGAGGAGCGCCGGGACGTCGGCCCGCCGCTGTGA
- a CDS encoding AAA family ATPase, which produces MATLFLTCGIQGAGKTTLARRLERRYGALRLTADEWLHDLGYPATGAALDAYRDGVERVQWRTALRVLELGCDVVLDWGLWAREERDRYRRAARAVGARVVLCVLDPPEEEIRRRLARRNADAPAGTFAISDAELARAQRYFQRPTPEELARYDPLEPPG; this is translated from the coding sequence GTGGCCACCCTCTTCCTGACCTGCGGCATCCAGGGCGCCGGCAAGACCACCCTCGCCCGCCGGCTGGAACGTCGGTACGGGGCGCTGCGGCTCACCGCCGACGAGTGGCTGCACGACCTCGGCTACCCCGCCACCGGGGCGGCGCTGGACGCGTACCGCGACGGGGTGGAACGGGTCCAGTGGCGCACCGCGCTGCGGGTCCTGGAGCTGGGCTGCGACGTGGTGCTGGACTGGGGGCTCTGGGCGCGGGAGGAGCGGGACCGCTACCGGCGTGCGGCCCGCGCCGTCGGCGCCCGGGTGGTGCTCTGCGTGCTCGATCCGCCCGAGGAGGAGATCCGCCGCCGGCTGGCCCGGCGCAACGCCGACGCGCCGGCGGGCACGTTCGCCATCTCCGACGCGGAGCTGGCCCGGGCGCAGCGGTACTTCCAGCGGCCGACCCCGGAGGAGCTGGCCCGCTACGACCCGCTGGAGCCTCCCGGGTGA
- a CDS encoding PKD domain-containing protein has protein sequence MRSGTGRRWRRTVGRLGAAALLTTVGIVVADAPAQATATRTVAFWSMDEPAGATVLKDSSGNGRNGTVGSEVVTGALYAGASGHRFAYHSPPDQEYVPGHVNLVPHSTDFNPDAGDFSFTIRYRTTHSFGNILQKGQGSTAGGYWKFEAPAGKPRCLFRGGDGSSRTGYTDVSIADGQWHTVTCNRTSTYVEMYVDGVRKSRLTGPTGTIANSWQFSIGGKSSCDGVKVTCDYFAGDIDYVKILKGAGGATNQPPVANLAPSCSGLVCTFSAAGSTDADGAIQDYRWDFGDGSTADTVSVPTTSHTYATAGTYPVTLTVTDDRGATGTVTVEVTVAPVAERISFVGQATANANLTTHSVVVPTSVQAGDALLLFFSQNTHATTSEPTGVTGWTKLDRLDGGNATTTAWWKVAAAGDAGATLRVTLGVQSKGNLVVAGYRGVDPAQPFSAFARATDPASAAARITPYATVTAAQSWGVSYWMHGDGLSTALAPPPGVEVRSNSSQSGGGRVTGLLADSASTVPTGSYGGLTATGAAASTTTTTWTLILRPV, from the coding sequence ATGCGGTCAGGCACCGGACGACGTTGGCGGCGGACGGTCGGTCGGCTGGGCGCCGCCGCCCTGCTGACCACAGTGGGCATCGTGGTCGCCGATGCGCCCGCGCAGGCGACCGCCACCCGGACGGTGGCGTTCTGGAGCATGGACGAGCCGGCCGGGGCCACCGTGCTGAAGGACAGCAGCGGCAACGGCCGGAACGGCACGGTCGGCTCCGAGGTGGTGACCGGCGCCCTGTACGCCGGGGCGAGCGGCCACCGGTTCGCCTACCACTCGCCCCCCGATCAGGAGTACGTCCCGGGGCACGTCAACCTGGTCCCGCACAGCACCGACTTCAACCCCGACGCGGGCGACTTCTCGTTCACCATCCGCTACCGGACCACCCACTCCTTCGGCAACATTCTCCAGAAGGGACAGGGCTCGACGGCGGGCGGCTACTGGAAGTTCGAGGCGCCCGCGGGCAAGCCGAGGTGCCTGTTCCGCGGCGGTGACGGCTCCTCGCGTACCGGCTACACGGACGTGTCGATCGCCGACGGTCAGTGGCACACGGTCACCTGCAACCGCACCTCCACCTACGTGGAGATGTACGTCGACGGGGTGCGGAAGAGCCGGCTGACCGGGCCGACCGGGACCATCGCGAACTCCTGGCAGTTCTCCATCGGCGGCAAGAGCTCCTGCGACGGCGTGAAGGTCACCTGCGACTACTTCGCCGGCGACATCGACTACGTCAAGATCCTCAAGGGTGCGGGCGGCGCGACCAACCAGCCGCCGGTCGCCAACCTCGCGCCGTCGTGCTCCGGGCTGGTCTGCACGTTCTCCGCCGCCGGCTCCACCGACGCCGACGGCGCGATCCAGGATTACCGGTGGGACTTCGGCGACGGATCCACCGCCGACACCGTCTCCGTGCCGACCACCTCCCACACCTACGCGACGGCCGGCACCTACCCCGTCACGCTGACGGTGACCGACGACCGGGGCGCCACGGGCACCGTCACTGTGGAGGTCACCGTCGCGCCGGTCGCCGAGCGGATCTCCTTCGTCGGGCAGGCCACCGCGAACGCCAACCTGACCACCCACTCGGTGGTGGTGCCGACGAGCGTGCAGGCCGGGGATGCCCTGCTGCTCTTCTTCAGCCAGAACACGCATGCCACCACGAGCGAGCCGACCGGCGTGACCGGCTGGACGAAGCTGGATCGCCTTGACGGCGGCAACGCGACCACGACGGCGTGGTGGAAGGTCGCCGCTGCGGGGGACGCGGGGGCCACTCTGCGGGTGACCCTCGGGGTGCAGTCCAAGGGCAACCTCGTGGTTGCCGGCTACCGCGGCGTGGATCCGGCGCAGCCGTTCAGCGCGTTCGCCCGGGCCACGGACCCGGCGAGCGCCGCCGCCCGGATCACCCCGTACGCGACGGTGACCGCGGCGCAGAGCTGGGGAGTGTCGTACTGGATGCACGGCGATGGGCTCTCCACCGCGCTGGCCCCGCCGCCCGGGGTGGAGGTGCGCAGCAACAGCTCGCAGAGCGGCGGGGGACGGGTCACCGGGCTGCTCGCCGACTCCGCGAGCACGGTGCCGACCGGCAGCTACGGCGGGCTGACCGCGACGGGTGCGGCCGCCAGCACCACCACGACCACATGGACTTTGATCCTCCGGCCGGTCTGA
- a CDS encoding NAD-dependent epimerase/dehydratase family protein: MRLLVLGGTGFVGGATVTEAVRRGWSVTVFNRGLHGDVPAGVHRLRGDRTAPGGLAALAGEWDLVVDTWDGAPRAVRDAARALVDSTPHYVYVSSGSVYAEPVEPGSDEDAPTVAAAADAVDGDYAQLKAGAERAAVEVFGERALLARAGLILGPGEDIGRLPWWLGRVARGGEVLAPGPRELPVQYVDVRDLATWLLDRGAEGVGGAYNVVGRTGHATMGELLDAAVAVTGSDAVLRWTDPEPILAAGVVPWNDLPIWIPLGHEYRWLQERDVERAYAAGLACRPVAETVADTWRWLREVGRVPPRAGRPARAAVGLDPEREAALLAAVAVRAAPA; the protein is encoded by the coding sequence ATGAGACTGCTGGTGCTGGGTGGAACGGGATTCGTCGGTGGGGCCACCGTGACCGAGGCGGTACGCCGCGGCTGGTCGGTGACGGTGTTCAACCGGGGGCTGCACGGCGACGTGCCGGCGGGCGTACACCGGTTGCGGGGTGACCGGACGGCGCCGGGCGGCCTGGCGGCGCTGGCCGGCGAGTGGGACCTCGTCGTGGACACCTGGGACGGCGCGCCGCGGGCGGTGCGGGACGCGGCGCGGGCGCTGGTCGATTCGACGCCGCATTACGTCTACGTGTCCAGCGGTTCGGTCTACGCCGAACCGGTCGAACCGGGCTCGGACGAGGACGCCCCGACCGTCGCGGCGGCCGCCGACGCGGTGGACGGCGACTACGCGCAGCTGAAGGCCGGGGCCGAGCGGGCCGCGGTGGAGGTCTTCGGGGAGCGGGCGTTGCTGGCCCGGGCCGGGCTGATCCTCGGGCCGGGGGAGGACATCGGGCGGCTGCCCTGGTGGCTGGGCCGCGTCGCCCGGGGCGGCGAGGTGCTGGCACCCGGGCCGCGCGAGCTGCCGGTGCAGTACGTGGACGTGCGCGACCTGGCGACCTGGCTGCTGGACCGGGGCGCGGAGGGCGTCGGTGGGGCGTACAACGTGGTGGGTCGCACCGGGCACGCGACGATGGGGGAGTTGCTCGACGCGGCCGTCGCGGTGACCGGCTCGGACGCGGTGCTGCGCTGGACGGACCCGGAGCCGATCCTCGCCGCCGGCGTAGTGCCCTGGAACGACCTGCCGATCTGGATCCCGCTGGGCCACGAGTACCGCTGGCTGCAGGAGCGCGACGTCGAGCGGGCGTACGCGGCGGGGCTGGCCTGCCGTCCGGTGGCCGAGACGGTCGCCGACACCTGGCGCTGGCTGCGGGAGGTGGGGCGGGTCCCGCCACGCGCGGGCCGACCAGCGCGGGCGGCGGTGGGCCTGGATCCGGAGCGGGAGGCGGCCCTGCTGGCCGCGGTGGCGGTCCGGGCGGCGCCGGCCTGA
- a CDS encoding Acg family FMN-binding oxidoreductase translates to MTTGFTVQQLRAAVSDAVRAPSLHNTQPWRFRLRDGGIELSVDPRRRLPATDPSGWGARLACGAALFNLRLALAVAGTPATVRLRPYPAEPDVLARLTPDLPRRPTPTEQSLHAAIRRRFSNRAPFWPDPVPADARWQLGEAARAEQCWLELVIGTGAVNAFAEIARSAHRVLERDPAYVAERTAWIRSEPCPDGVPVAAGGPRSEPQDLLPQRGFGGRNRAPGRDFEPEPLVAVLGSAGNTATDQVVAGQALQRVLLTATDVGLSVSLLSQPIEVPGAREALRLSLGRFGTPQMVMRIGYGQPGVATPRRPVDEVLDLPVVSA, encoded by the coding sequence ATGACCACCGGCTTCACCGTCCAGCAGCTCAGGGCCGCCGTCTCCGACGCCGTCCGGGCGCCGTCCCTGCACAACACTCAGCCGTGGCGGTTCCGGCTGCGCGACGGCGGGATCGAACTCTCCGTCGACCCGCGGCGCCGGCTGCCCGCCACCGACCCGAGCGGCTGGGGCGCCCGGCTCGCCTGCGGGGCGGCGCTGTTCAACCTGCGGCTGGCGCTCGCGGTGGCCGGCACGCCGGCCACGGTCCGGCTGCGGCCGTACCCGGCGGAGCCGGACGTGCTGGCCCGGCTGACCCCGGACCTGCCGCGCCGCCCCACCCCGACCGAGCAGAGCCTGCACGCGGCGATCCGCCGCCGGTTCAGCAACCGCGCGCCGTTCTGGCCCGACCCGGTCCCCGCCGACGCCCGCTGGCAGCTCGGCGAGGCGGCCCGGGCCGAGCAATGCTGGCTGGAGCTGGTGATCGGGACCGGCGCGGTCAACGCGTTCGCCGAGATCGCCCGCAGCGCCCACCGGGTGCTCGAACGCGACCCCGCGTACGTCGCCGAGCGGACCGCGTGGATCCGCTCGGAGCCCTGCCCGGACGGGGTGCCGGTCGCCGCCGGCGGCCCGCGGAGCGAACCGCAGGACCTGCTGCCGCAGCGCGGCTTCGGCGGGCGCAACCGGGCGCCGGGGCGGGACTTCGAGCCGGAGCCCCTGGTCGCCGTGCTCGGCTCGGCGGGAAACACCGCCACCGACCAGGTCGTCGCCGGCCAGGCCCTGCAGCGGGTGCTGCTCACCGCCACCGACGTCGGGCTGAGCGTGTCGCTGCTCTCCCAGCCGATCGAGGTGCCGGGGGCGCGGGAGGCGCTGCGGCTGTCGCTGGGACGGTTCGGCACGCCACAGATGGTGATGCGGATCGGGTACGGCCAGCCCGGCGTCGCCACCCCGCGCCGCCCCGTCGACGAGGTGCTCGACCTGCCGGTGGTGTCGGCCTGA
- a CDS encoding response regulator, whose product MIRVFLLDDHEVVRRGLADLLQSSGDIEVVGESGSAQEAARRIPALRPDVAILDARLPDGNGIDVCRDVRAVDSSIKGLILTSYEDDEALFAAIMAGAAGYVLKQIRGTDLVDAVRRVAAGQSLLDPAITTRVLERIRNGVEQPRELKTLTEQERRILEYVAEGLTNREIAGKMFLAEKTVKNYVSSVLAKLGLERRTQAAVLATRLLGKTH is encoded by the coding sequence ATGATCCGGGTGTTCCTGCTCGACGACCACGAGGTCGTCCGTCGTGGCCTTGCCGACCTGCTGCAGAGCAGCGGCGACATCGAGGTGGTCGGCGAGTCCGGCTCCGCCCAGGAGGCGGCGCGGCGCATCCCCGCGCTCCGCCCCGACGTGGCAATCCTCGACGCCCGGCTGCCCGACGGCAACGGCATCGACGTGTGCCGGGACGTCCGGGCCGTGGACTCCTCGATCAAGGGGCTGATCCTCACCTCGTACGAGGACGACGAGGCGCTCTTCGCCGCGATCATGGCGGGCGCCGCCGGGTACGTGCTCAAGCAGATCCGCGGCACCGACCTGGTGGACGCGGTGCGCCGGGTGGCGGCCGGGCAGTCGCTGCTCGACCCGGCGATCACCACCCGGGTGCTGGAGCGGATCCGCAACGGCGTCGAGCAGCCGCGCGAGCTGAAGACCCTCACCGAGCAGGAGCGGCGGATCCTGGAGTACGTGGCCGAGGGGCTCACCAACCGGGAGATCGCCGGCAAGATGTTCCTGGCCGAGAAGACCGTGAAGAACTACGTCTCCAGCGTGCTGGCCAAGCTCGGCCTGGAACGGCGTACCCAGGCCGCGGTGCTCGCCACCCGGCTGCTCGGCAAGACCCACTGA
- a CDS encoding GAF domain-containing sensor histidine kinase → MASAPNPRHEHVTPSLGLSPLSRVRLDELLQEMLDRVGDVVTSRERLRALLDAVVGIGSDLDLRSTLQRIVESACELVGARYGALGVIGPDRLLHDFIIHGIDDELHAKIGDLPHGRGVLGLLIDDPRPLRMPDITQHPKSYGFPKHHPPMHSFLGVPVRIRDQVFGNLYLAEKQGAAEFTEDDEEIVVALAAAAGVAIENARLYALAHRRERWLAATAEITTVLLGEVRRTDALTLVARRAREVAEAELALVLLYDEDERQFTVEVVDGADDRGGELVGAVLPAAETSFAGSVTERGHQLLDNLADAAPWPAPVVAGPAVVSPLAAADALHGVLVIAHRPDSGRAAEDDVALLGSFAGQAALAMERARGQEERELLVVLEDRERIARDLHDVVIQRLFATGLQLQSAAPMNVRPEVAKRINAAVDDLDATIRDIRRTIFELRTPMSAALRTEIREAIEVAAESLGYRPGLELTGPIDSAVPDALRPELTAVLREALSNAVRHAHADGVTVAVKVDAGWVSVTVIDDGVGCDPEAARSGLVNLRERAERLGGDFQLSRVIPHGTEVRWSVPLRD, encoded by the coding sequence ATGGCCAGTGCACCGAACCCGCGGCACGAGCACGTGACCCCGTCGCTGGGCCTGAGCCCGCTGTCCCGGGTCCGCCTGGACGAGCTGCTCCAGGAGATGCTGGACCGGGTCGGTGACGTGGTGACCAGCCGGGAGCGGCTGCGTGCCCTGCTCGACGCGGTGGTCGGCATCGGCTCCGACCTCGACCTGCGCAGCACCCTGCAGCGGATCGTGGAGTCGGCGTGCGAGCTGGTCGGCGCCCGGTACGGCGCGCTCGGCGTGATCGGCCCCGACCGGCTGCTGCACGACTTCATCATCCACGGGATCGACGACGAGCTGCACGCCAAGATCGGCGACCTGCCGCACGGTCGGGGCGTGCTCGGCCTGCTCATCGACGACCCCCGGCCGCTGCGCATGCCGGACATCACCCAGCACCCCAAGTCGTACGGCTTCCCGAAGCACCACCCGCCGATGCACAGCTTCCTCGGCGTGCCGGTGCGCATCCGCGATCAGGTCTTCGGCAACCTCTACCTGGCCGAGAAGCAGGGCGCGGCGGAGTTCACCGAGGACGACGAGGAGATCGTGGTGGCGCTCGCCGCCGCGGCCGGCGTGGCGATCGAGAACGCCCGCCTCTACGCGCTGGCGCACCGGCGGGAACGCTGGCTGGCCGCGACCGCCGAGATCACCACGGTGCTGCTCGGCGAGGTCCGGCGGACCGACGCGCTGACCCTGGTGGCCCGCCGCGCCCGCGAGGTCGCCGAGGCGGAGCTGGCGCTGGTGCTGCTCTACGACGAGGACGAGCGCCAGTTCACCGTCGAGGTGGTCGACGGGGCCGACGACCGGGGCGGGGAGCTGGTCGGCGCGGTGCTGCCCGCCGCCGAGACCAGCTTCGCCGGCTCGGTCACCGAGCGCGGGCACCAACTGCTGGACAATCTCGCCGACGCCGCGCCCTGGCCGGCGCCGGTGGTCGCCGGTCCGGCGGTGGTCTCCCCGCTCGCCGCGGCGGACGCCCTGCACGGCGTGCTGGTGATCGCGCACCGCCCCGACAGCGGCCGGGCCGCCGAGGACGACGTCGCGCTGCTGGGCAGCTTCGCCGGCCAGGCGGCCCTGGCCATGGAGCGGGCCCGGGGCCAGGAGGAACGGGAGCTGCTGGTGGTCCTGGAGGACCGCGAGCGGATCGCCCGGGACCTGCACGACGTGGTGATCCAGCGGCTCTTCGCCACCGGCCTGCAGTTGCAGAGCGCCGCCCCGATGAACGTCCGCCCGGAGGTGGCCAAGCGGATCAACGCGGCCGTCGACGACCTGGACGCCACGATCCGGGACATCCGCCGCACCATCTTCGAGCTGCGCACCCCGATGAGCGCCGCGCTGCGCACCGAGATCCGCGAGGCGATCGAGGTGGCCGCCGAGTCCCTCGGCTACCGGCCCGGCCTGGAGCTGACCGGCCCGATCGACAGCGCCGTCCCGGACGCGCTGCGCCCCGAACTCACCGCCGTGCTCCGCGAGGCGCTCTCCAACGCGGTACGCCACGCGCACGCCGACGGGGTGACGGTGGCGGTCAAGGTCGACGCCGGCTGGGTCAGCGTGACGGTCATCGACGACGGCGTGGGCTGCGACCCGGAGGCGGCCCGCAGCGGCCTGGTCAACCTCCGCGAGCGGGCCGAACGCCTCGGCGGCGACTTCCAGCTCAGCCGGGTGATCCCGCACGGGACCGAGGTGCGCTGGAGCGTCCCGCTGCGCGACTGA
- a CDS encoding Acg family FMN-binding oxidoreductase produces the protein MSHQTPATDRPLTTALAEAAGTASHAPSVHNTQPWRWKVLPDSLELRVVRDRQLTATDPEGRLLAISCGAGLHHARVALAAEGWTPVVERLPDPAQPDLLARLTGLRHTGADPDAMHMVQCMQVRHTDRRPVSEEPVPTAALGEIDRAATREGVNLRLLDDEQKLQLAAAAQHAAAVEAKDPQLCEELAYWTSRAGTGAGLPPEVLPEQAPQTTVPARDFGRPGSLPVGPGHDRAAVYGILWGTEDEPDSWLRAGEGLSAAWLTATRLGVSLVPLSGVVEVEGTRQVLRQLLSGLGFPYLALRLGIADPTHAGPPHTPRLDTAETVDTSAVRDQLS, from the coding sequence ATGAGCCACCAGACGCCGGCCACGGACCGCCCGCTGACCACCGCCCTCGCGGAGGCCGCCGGAACGGCGAGCCACGCGCCCTCGGTGCACAACACCCAGCCGTGGCGCTGGAAGGTCCTGCCCGACTCGCTGGAGCTGCGGGTGGTCCGGGACCGCCAGCTCACCGCCACCGACCCGGAGGGCCGGCTGCTGGCGATCAGCTGCGGCGCCGGGCTGCACCACGCCCGGGTGGCGCTCGCCGCCGAGGGCTGGACCCCGGTGGTGGAACGGCTGCCCGACCCCGCCCAGCCGGACCTGCTGGCCCGGTTGACCGGGTTGCGGCACACCGGGGCGGACCCGGACGCGATGCACATGGTGCAGTGCATGCAGGTCCGGCACACCGACCGTCGACCGGTCAGCGAGGAGCCGGTGCCGACGGCGGCCCTCGGCGAGATCGACCGGGCGGCCACCCGGGAGGGCGTCAACCTGCGACTGCTCGACGACGAGCAGAAGCTCCAGCTGGCCGCCGCGGCGCAGCACGCCGCCGCGGTCGAGGCGAAGGACCCGCAGCTGTGCGAGGAGCTGGCGTACTGGACCAGCCGGGCCGGCACCGGCGCCGGACTGCCGCCGGAGGTACTGCCCGAGCAGGCGCCGCAGACCACCGTCCCGGCCCGCGACTTCGGGCGCCCCGGCAGCCTGCCGGTCGGCCCAGGGCACGACCGCGCCGCCGTGTACGGGATCCTCTGGGGCACCGAGGACGAGCCGGACAGCTGGCTGCGGGCCGGCGAGGGGCTCTCCGCCGCCTGGCTGACCGCCACCCGGCTCGGGGTCTCGCTGGTGCCGCTGAGCGGCGTGGTCGAGGTCGAGGGCACCCGGCAGGTACTGCGCCAACTGCTCTCCGGCCTCGGCTTCCCGTACCTCGCGCTGCGGCTGGGCATCGCCGACCCGACGCACGCCGGGCCGCCGCACACCCCGCGGCTCGACACCGCGGAAACCGTCGACACCTCGGCGGTACGCGACCAGCTGTCGTAA
- a CDS encoding universal stress protein, whose product MSGDEILIGYDGSEDATVALNWALDEAGRSGRPVRLAYVFEWLTVAGWIGPGLAPGVWPDEHARRQVEDLVRKAAADAAAERPGLTVRGEVFDGPPALVLQERSAEAGMLVLGSRGHGGFGGLLAGSTAVSVTAHAHCPVVVVRDGQAATSGPVVVGVDGSESSLRALGFAVERAQQRDVPLRVIRAWEPPGERWVPPGFDPEEASATERAAVEEELAGWRESFPAVEVDLRVSPGNPAALLVEASREAQLVVVGSRGRGGLRGMLLGSVSQQLLHHAHCPVAVVRER is encoded by the coding sequence GTGAGTGGCGACGAGATCCTGATCGGCTACGACGGCTCCGAGGATGCCACGGTCGCCCTGAACTGGGCCCTGGACGAGGCGGGCCGCTCGGGCCGGCCGGTCCGCCTGGCGTACGTCTTCGAATGGCTGACGGTGGCCGGTTGGATCGGTCCCGGGCTGGCACCCGGCGTCTGGCCGGACGAGCACGCCCGGCGGCAGGTCGAGGACCTGGTCCGCAAGGCGGCGGCGGACGCCGCCGCCGAACGGCCCGGGCTCACCGTGCGCGGCGAGGTCTTCGACGGCCCGCCCGCCCTGGTGTTGCAGGAACGCTCCGCCGAGGCCGGGATGCTGGTCCTCGGCAGCCGCGGGCACGGCGGATTCGGCGGCCTGCTGGCCGGCTCCACCGCGGTCTCCGTCACCGCACACGCGCACTGCCCGGTGGTGGTGGTCCGGGACGGCCAGGCCGCCACCTCCGGGCCGGTGGTGGTCGGCGTGGACGGTTCGGAGTCCTCGCTGCGGGCGCTCGGCTTCGCGGTCGAGCGGGCCCAGCAGCGGGACGTGCCGCTGCGGGTGATCCGGGCGTGGGAGCCGCCCGGCGAGCGGTGGGTGCCGCCGGGCTTCGACCCGGAGGAGGCGAGCGCCACCGAACGGGCGGCGGTCGAGGAGGAGCTGGCCGGGTGGCGGGAGAGCTTCCCGGCCGTCGAGGTCGACCTGCGGGTGTCGCCCGGCAACCCGGCCGCCCTGCTGGTCGAGGCGAGCCGCGAGGCGCAGCTCGTGGTGGTGGGCAGCCGCGGTCGGGGCGGGCTGCGCGGGATGCTCCTCGGCTCGGTGAGCCAGCAGCTGCTCCACCACGCGCACTGCCCGGTCGCGGTGGTCCGGGAACGCTGA